The Gloeobacter morelensis MG652769 genome contains the following window.
CGGCAACTGCCACCAACCGACATCGTGCCAGGCGCCCAGTTTGTAACCCACCGCGCGGTAGACGCCCACCGCCTTGAAACCGATCGCCTCGTGCAGACCGACGCTGGCGGCGTTAGGCAGTGTGATCCCCGCAAAAACATTGAAGAACCCCTGCAATCTCAACAGGGCAAACAAAGACGTATAAAGTCCCCGGGCGATCCCCCGCCGGCAGTAGCGCGGATCGATATAGACCGAGCAATCGACCGACCAACCGTAGGCGGCGCGGGTACGGTGTTCGCTTGCGTAGGCGTACCCAAGCGCCCGGTTTTCGCCCACGCACACCAGCCACGGATAGCGCTCGCCGGTGCTCCCGATGCGCCGCTGCATCTCGTCCACCGTCGGCGGCTCCACCTCGAAGGTGACAGGACTGCCGCAAACAAATGGGGCATAGATGTCCAGAACCGCCTTCGCATCGGTGTCGTCGGCCAGCCGGATACGCGTCTTCACCGCAAGCTCACAGTACTCAGCACAACCAAAACCCCCCGCAGTGTAACATCAACCTACAATGTATTACAGATAGGTCCCATCCTAAGATAGAAAAGCTGATCGACCGAGCCCGCCATGACCCGCCTCAGTTCGAGCTTTTTTTTCACCCTGCGCGAGGCGCCCGCCGAAGCGGTCGCCGTCAGCCACAAATTGCTGTTGCGCGCAGGATATATCCGGCCCTTGGCAGGTACGGCGGGCCTGTACGCCTACGGGCCGCTCATGCAGCGCGTACTCCAAAAAGTCGGCCGCATCGTGCGCGAGGAGATGGATGCCACGGGCGCCCAGGAGGCGCTGTTCTGTCAGTTGCAGCCGGCGGAAATCTGGAAGGAATCCGGGCGCTGGACCGTCTATACCCAGGACGGCACGATGTTTACCCTCAAGGACGGC
Protein-coding sequences here:
- a CDS encoding arsinothricin resistance N-acetyltransferase ArsN1 family B, translating into MKTRIRLADDTDAKAVLDIYAPFVCGSPVTFEVEPPTVDEMQRRIGSTGERYPWLVCVGENRALGYAYASEHRTRAAYGWSVDCSVYIDPRYCRRGIARGLYTSLFALLRLQGFFNVFAGITLPNAASVGLHEAIGFKAVGVYRAVGYKLGAWHDVGWWQLPLQAPLCEPPSPIPLARLARDGSWDAAMRSGLAILQI